One part of the Archaeoglobaceae archaeon genome encodes these proteins:
- a CDS encoding adenosylhomocysteinase, with protein MEGFNKIAWAEKHMKVLEKIREELKRDKPLEGLKVGMALHVEAKTAVLVETLIDGGAEVAITGCNPMSTQDDVAEALRSMGIRCYAKRGMSVEEYYSAISKVADFKPDIVVDDGADLIFELHKRQQKVMGASEETTTGVIRLKAMEKEGALKFPVIAVNDAFTKFLFDNRYGTGQSTVDGIMRATNMLLAGKKVVVAGYGWCGRGIAMRCRGMGANVIVTEVDEVRALEALMDGFTVMDMDSASEIGDVFITATGNRDVVRLEHIRKMKDGAILANAGHFNVEVDVNTLEKVARNVREVRKNVKEYDLGNKKVYLLAEGRLVNLVAGDGHPIEVMDMSFSDQALAVRYIAENWEKLENRVYRLPEELDRKVARLKLETMGVKIDKLTEEQIKYLSDWRSGT; from the coding sequence ATGGAGGGTTTTAACAAAATTGCATGGGCGGAAAAGCACATGAAAGTTCTTGAAAAAATTAGAGAGGAGCTAAAGAGGGACAAACCCTTGGAGGGTTTAAAAGTTGGGATGGCCTTGCATGTTGAAGCAAAAACTGCAGTGCTTGTGGAAACCTTAATTGACGGGGGTGCAGAAGTTGCGATTACAGGATGCAATCCGATGAGCACTCAGGATGACGTTGCAGAAGCTTTGCGTTCAATGGGGATAAGGTGTTATGCAAAACGTGGCATGAGCGTTGAAGAATACTACTCCGCAATTTCAAAGGTGGCGGACTTCAAGCCAGACATAGTGGTGGATGATGGTGCAGATCTGATTTTTGAGCTCCACAAACGGCAACAGAAAGTTATGGGGGCGAGTGAAGAAACAACAACTGGAGTTATAAGGCTTAAAGCCATGGAAAAAGAAGGAGCTTTGAAATTTCCGGTTATCGCTGTAAACGACGCTTTTACAAAATTCTTGTTCGATAACCGCTATGGAACTGGACAGTCAACAGTAGATGGAATAATGAGAGCCACGAACATGCTTCTTGCGGGAAAAAAAGTCGTAGTTGCTGGGTATGGTTGGTGTGGGCGGGGAATTGCGATGCGTTGCAGGGGAATGGGGGCCAATGTTATAGTTACAGAAGTTGACGAGGTCAGAGCATTGGAAGCTTTGATGGACGGCTTTACCGTTATGGACATGGACTCAGCAAGCGAAATCGGGGACGTTTTCATAACCGCTACGGGCAACAGAGACGTTGTAAGACTTGAGCATATTAGAAAGATGAAAGACGGGGCAATTCTGGCAAACGCTGGGCATTTCAATGTCGAAGTCGATGTAAACACTCTTGAAAAGGTTGCAAGGAATGTTCGAGAAGTCAGGAAGAATGTCAAAGAATACGACTTGGGTAATAAAAAAGTCTATTTGCTTGCAGAAGGCAGGCTTGTGAATCTTGTTGCTGGCGATGGTCATCCAATAGAAGTAATGGACATGAGCTTCTCAGATCAGGCTTTGGCAGTTAGATATATTGCGGAGAACTGGGAGAAGCTCGAGAACAGGGTTTACAGATTGCCAGAAGAGCTTGATAGAAAAGTTGCAAGGCTAAAGCTTGAAACAATGGGTGTTAAGATTGACAAGCTTACTGAGGAGCAAATAAAATACCTTA
- a CDS encoding adenylate kinase family protein: protein MIALTGTPGCGKSSVAQELKRRGYKVISVKEFAEMHKCIILQGKEVIIDVEKLSQFRFDGIVEGHLSHLLRPEISIVLRCNPLLIKKRLIERGWDYNKVMENVEAELIDVILVEALENCEKVYEVDTTGLRIEEVADVIEKILSGETEGFEPGKIDWISLLEDRIEEVTRYGGF, encoded by the coding sequence ATGATTGCCCTTACAGGAACTCCGGGTTGTGGTAAGAGCAGTGTCGCACAAGAATTAAAGCGTCGGGGTTATAAAGTAATTTCTGTTAAGGAATTTGCTGAAATGCACAAATGCATCATATTGCAGGGAAAAGAAGTTATTATAGATGTTGAAAAGCTCTCTCAATTCAGATTTGACGGTATCGTAGAGGGGCATCTCTCCCATTTGTTAAGACCTGAAATTTCGATAGTTTTACGTTGCAATCCACTTTTGATTAAGAAAAGACTCATTGAGCGTGGATGGGATTACAATAAGGTTATGGAAAACGTTGAAGCAGAGCTAATTGATGTAATACTCGTAGAAGCTTTGGAGAACTGTGAGAAGGTTTATGAAGTTGACACGACTGGGCTTAGAATTGAAGAAGTTGCAGATGTTATTGAGAAGATCCTTTCAGGTGAAACTGAGGGTTTCGAGCCCGGGAAAATAGATTGGATTTCCCTTCTTGAAGACAGAATTGAGGAGGTTACGAGATATGGAGGGTTTTAA
- the hisC gene encoding histidinol-phosphate transaminase, producing MRKCIEFENYVPGKSIEEVKEIYGLERVVKLASNENPYGASPKAIEVVRNFTDLHRYPNPEYKVLREKLAEYTGWDANRIVIGAGIDGILETLFKILIDQGDEVIIPVPTFQYYGILTRLHCAREIRVQRDENFRIPYKIFEYLSNKTKLIILPFPNNPTGNTEDLKLVKELAESTKAIVFVDEAYVEFSDSKVDLDFENIVIARTMSKAFGLANLRVGYARLPEWLVKYYRSASTPFPVSTLAERAAIASLEDLEWMKWCVERIKTERERLFKELRGVTQAYPSQANFIFFRSKDWLAEELLKRGVIIRDCKSFGVSGYRVTVGKPDENDFFLEKLKELI from the coding sequence ATGAGGAAGTGCATCGAGTTTGAAAATTACGTGCCCGGAAAAAGTATCGAAGAAGTCAAAGAGATTTATGGTCTCGAGAGAGTTGTAAAGCTCGCTTCGAACGAGAATCCCTATGGAGCAAGTCCAAAGGCAATCGAAGTGGTCAGGAATTTTACCGATCTGCACAGGTATCCCAACCCGGAGTATAAGGTGCTCAGAGAAAAGCTTGCAGAATATACGGGCTGGGATGCGAATAGAATAGTTATAGGTGCGGGAATAGATGGGATTCTCGAGACCTTATTCAAAATTTTAATCGATCAAGGTGATGAGGTAATAATTCCAGTGCCTACATTCCAGTATTACGGTATTTTAACCCGTTTACACTGTGCTCGGGAGATTAGAGTTCAAAGAGATGAGAACTTTCGAATTCCGTATAAAATCTTTGAGTATCTAAGTAATAAGACTAAGCTCATCATCCTACCATTTCCAAACAATCCTACAGGTAACACAGAGGACCTCAAGCTTGTTAAGGAGCTTGCAGAATCCACCAAGGCAATTGTGTTTGTAGATGAAGCTTACGTCGAATTCTCAGACTCGAAGGTGGATTTAGATTTCGAAAATATCGTGATTGCGAGAACTATGTCAAAGGCCTTTGGTCTTGCAAACCTCCGTGTGGGTTATGCAAGACTTCCTGAATGGCTTGTAAAATACTATCGATCTGCCTCAACTCCATTTCCAGTATCAACTCTTGCAGAAAGGGCTGCGATAGCTTCTCTCGAAGATTTAGAGTGGATGAAGTGGTGTGTGGAGAGAATTAAAACAGAGAGGGAGAGACTCTTTAAAGAGCTCCGTGGTGTCACTCAGGCTTATCCTTCTCAGGCCAACTTCATATTTTTCAGGTCTAAAGATTGGCTTGCAGAGGAGTTGCTGAAAAGAGGTGTTATAATCAGGGATTGTAAGAGTTTTGGAGTTTCTGGATACAGAGTTACAGTCGGAAAGCCGGATGAAAACGATTTCTTCCTCGAAAAACTAAAAGAGTTGATATGA
- the mfnA gene encoding tyrosine decarboxylase MfnA, with protein MDVLEELRSFREKDIPYSRVLSSMCTVPHEIAVKAHQLFIGTNLGDPGIFPGTVELEKKLISMLGELLHNKNCAGYICSGGTEANIQGIRAARNVKRKKDPNIVIPKTAHFSFEKICDILCVEIRRAGVDEEYRVDLAEVEKLVDDKTVAVVGIAGTTELGQIDPIVELSKIAEERVIPMHVDAAFGGLVIPFMEKPYPFDFQNEGVSSITIDPHKMGMATIPAGGILFKNDSFLRALEVETPYLTSKMQFTLTGTRPGTGVASAYAVLKSLGFEGMREIVKRCLKNTRILVEEMSLLGFEPVIEPVMNVVAFKTEKAEEIKQELYRRRWVISTIREPKAIRFVLMPHVTEEVIKNFISEFRRVI; from the coding sequence ATGGATGTGCTTGAAGAGCTTAGAAGTTTCAGGGAGAAAGATATACCATATTCGAGAGTTCTAAGTTCAATGTGCACTGTTCCACATGAAATAGCTGTTAAAGCTCATCAGCTTTTCATAGGGACAAATCTTGGCGATCCCGGTATTTTTCCAGGAACTGTTGAACTTGAAAAGAAGCTAATATCGATGCTTGGAGAACTACTACATAATAAAAACTGTGCAGGATATATCTGTTCAGGAGGAACAGAAGCGAATATTCAGGGCATAAGAGCTGCAAGAAATGTAAAAAGAAAAAAAGATCCAAATATCGTAATACCGAAAACTGCCCATTTTTCATTTGAAAAAATTTGTGATATCCTTTGTGTTGAAATCAGGAGAGCAGGGGTGGATGAGGAGTATAGAGTGGATTTAGCGGAAGTAGAGAAGTTGGTAGATGACAAAACGGTTGCGGTTGTCGGTATTGCTGGCACAACAGAGCTTGGACAGATAGATCCAATAGTAGAGCTTTCGAAAATTGCAGAAGAGAGAGTAATACCGATGCATGTGGATGCTGCATTTGGCGGGCTTGTCATTCCATTTATGGAAAAACCATATCCATTTGATTTTCAAAACGAGGGAGTATCTTCGATTACAATTGATCCGCACAAAATGGGTATGGCGACGATTCCCGCTGGAGGGATACTTTTTAAGAATGACAGCTTTTTGAGGGCCTTGGAAGTTGAAACACCATATCTAACGTCTAAAATGCAGTTCACCCTAACGGGAACTCGTCCCGGCACAGGTGTGGCTTCGGCATATGCAGTTCTTAAATCTCTCGGATTTGAGGGAATGAGGGAGATCGTGAAAAGATGTTTGAAAAATACGAGAATTCTCGTAGAAGAAATGTCTTTGCTCGGATTTGAGCCTGTGATAGAGCCCGTGATGAACGTTGTGGCATTTAAAACTGAAAAAGCTGAGGAGATAAAGCAGGAGCTTTACAGAAGGAGGTGGGTTATATCAACGATAAGGGAGCCGAAAGCGATAAGATTTGTTTTAATGCCTCACGTGACGGAAGAGGTTATAAAGAACTTCATTAGCGAGTTCAGGAGGGTGATATAA
- a CDS encoding molybdenum cofactor guanylyltransferase has protein sequence MKIAVLMGGKGRRVGMEKAEIKICGKKLIEIAIHKYQEYKPIFVCRDDIQAEKYSKEYGVKCVCDIYRNFGALSGIHSALINAGDTVVVAIDMPFVKKRLLEFIFELGKKIDCDALIPKHEFPEPLLGYYSTRAIPEIEKSIKNGEKSIMTPLSRLKTVFYPAEELRKFDSSLISFFNINTMEDIRRAEEICSQTLLEGQ, from the coding sequence GTGAAAATTGCGGTTCTAATGGGTGGGAAGGGGAGAAGAGTTGGAATGGAAAAAGCTGAAATAAAAATTTGTGGCAAAAAGTTAATTGAAATTGCCATACATAAGTATCAGGAATATAAACCGATTTTTGTCTGTAGAGATGATATTCAGGCTGAAAAATACTCAAAAGAATATGGAGTCAAATGTGTTTGTGATATCTATCGTAACTTCGGAGCTCTCTCCGGCATACATTCTGCCTTGATAAATGCCGGAGATACAGTGGTTGTTGCAATTGACATGCCATTCGTAAAAAAGAGACTTCTGGAGTTTATTTTTGAATTGGGAAAGAAAATTGATTGCGATGCTCTGATACCAAAACATGAGTTTCCAGAACCTTTGCTCGGTTACTACTCAACAAGAGCAATTCCTGAAATAGAGAAATCGATAAAAAATGGTGAAAAGAGCATAATGACTCCCCTAAGCAGACTCAAGACTGTTTTCTATCCCGCTGAAGAGCTTAGAAAGTTTGACAGTTCTTTGATTTCCTTCTTCAATATAAACACTATGGAGGATATAAGGAGAGCTGAGGAAATATGCTCACAGACTCTTTTGGAAGGACAGTGA
- the moaA gene encoding GTP 3',8-cyclase MoaA — protein sequence MLTDSFGRTVKNLRIAVTNRCNLNCIYCHREGENNPGKEMSAERIAEIAEAFYELGVKKLKITGGEPLLRDDICEIISLMPEFEEISLTTNGMFLDDVAFDLKESGLDRVNISLDTLNPEIFRFITSGGDITRVIEGIRSAVEANLTPIKLNMVLMKNLNDMEVFKMLEFASSFNKGKTNVILQLIELIPNSKTKDFYLSPEKFEEEFSRISTAIKIRDMHKRKQFFTPFGIVEIVKPLENTDFCMHCNRIRVTSDGKIKLCLMSDETVNISNLCGDELKRAIIEAVKLRRPFFR from the coding sequence ATGCTCACAGACTCTTTTGGAAGGACAGTGAAAAACTTAAGGATCGCTGTTACAAACAGATGCAATCTGAACTGTATTTACTGTCATCGAGAAGGCGAAAATAACCCGGGAAAGGAAATGAGTGCAGAAAGAATAGCAGAAATAGCCGAGGCCTTTTACGAATTGGGGGTTAAAAAGTTAAAGATCACGGGAGGGGAACCATTGCTAAGAGATGACATATGTGAAATAATTTCATTGATGCCGGAATTCGAAGAAATCTCGCTAACAACAAACGGTATGTTTCTCGATGATGTTGCATTCGATCTCAAGGAGAGCGGCCTTGATAGAGTTAATATAAGTCTCGATACGCTCAATCCCGAGATATTCAGATTCATCACTTCGGGAGGGGACATAACTCGCGTCATAGAAGGAATAAGAAGTGCAGTAGAAGCAAACTTGACCCCAATAAAGCTCAATATGGTTCTAATGAAAAATTTAAATGATATGGAAGTCTTTAAGATGCTTGAATTTGCAAGTTCATTCAATAAAGGGAAGACTAACGTTATTCTTCAGCTAATCGAGCTAATTCCAAATTCAAAGACAAAGGATTTCTATCTAAGCCCAGAAAAGTTTGAGGAGGAATTCTCGAGAATTTCCACAGCAATAAAGATCCGCGATATGCACAAAAGAAAACAGTTTTTTACCCCATTTGGCATTGTGGAAATTGTAAAACCTCTCGAAAACACAGATTTTTGCATGCACTGCAATCGCATCCGAGTTACCTCAGACGGAAAGATAAAACTCTGCCTTATGAGTGATGAAACGGTAAATATCTCAAATTTGTGTGGAGATGAGCTAAAAAGAGCGATAATTGAAGCTGTAAAGTTGAGAAGACCGTTTTTCAGGTAA
- a CDS encoding BtpA/SgcQ family protein yields the protein MEKTVICVIHLKPLPGAPLHENFDDVLESALRDARAIEEGGADAVIVENYGDKPFLKSVGKETVACMSVIAWEIKKTTNLGIGINVLRNDAVSALAIAKAVKADFVRVNQLIFPSVAPEGFLLPEVGEVMRYKKLIQCNAMIFADINVKHAIHFASLEDYFINAERSLADAFIITGKATGMEPNIEDLKLAREHLFAPILVGSGLNENNARKLAEHCDGVIVGSYIKKHGKVDAEKVRKIVRAVKFT from the coding sequence ATGGAAAAGACAGTGATCTGCGTAATCCATCTTAAACCACTTCCAGGAGCTCCATTGCATGAGAATTTTGACGATGTGCTCGAGAGCGCATTGAGAGATGCGAGGGCTATTGAGGAGGGAGGGGCGGATGCAGTTATAGTTGAGAACTATGGCGATAAGCCATTTCTCAAGTCTGTAGGCAAGGAAACAGTTGCATGCATGAGCGTGATAGCATGGGAAATTAAAAAGACAACTAATCTCGGCATAGGTATAAATGTGTTAAGAAATGATGCAGTCTCGGCGTTGGCAATTGCAAAAGCCGTTAAGGCTGATTTTGTAAGAGTGAACCAGCTAATCTTTCCATCAGTAGCACCTGAGGGGTTTCTACTTCCTGAAGTTGGCGAAGTAATGAGATATAAAAAATTGATCCAATGCAATGCGATGATATTCGCAGATATAAATGTAAAGCATGCGATTCACTTTGCAAGCCTAGAAGATTACTTCATAAATGCGGAAAGAAGTCTTGCTGACGCTTTTATAATAACGGGGAAAGCAACAGGAATGGAGCCCAATATTGAGGATTTAAAGCTTGCAAGAGAACATTTATTTGCTCCAATTCTTGTTGGCAGTGGATTAAATGAAAATAATGCCAGAAAACTGGCAGAACACTGCGACGGAGTTATAGTGGGGAGCTATATAAAAAAGCATGGAAAAGTTGATGCTGAAAAGGTTAGAAAAATAGTCAGAGCTGTGAAGTTTACCTGA
- a CDS encoding DUF504 domain-containing protein: MRRYSIREILNRLRWHPEYDFSKVVVIYLDRFQGFLEFKGDEVGEIGHKFVYLKSGTAIPQHRIVEIRYGGEIVWKRQ, encoded by the coding sequence ATGAGGAGATATAGCATAAGGGAGATTCTAAACAGGCTGAGATGGCATCCCGAATACGATTTTTCTAAAGTTGTGGTGATATATTTGGATCGTTTTCAGGGTTTTCTAGAGTTTAAAGGCGATGAGGTTGGCGAAATTGGGCATAAATTTGTCTATCTGAAAAGTGGAACCGCAATCCCGCAGCACAGAATTGTTGAAATCCGCTATGGAGGCGAGATTGTATGGAAAAGACAGTGA
- a CDS encoding ArsR family transcriptional regulator, with product MVRRAKLINDIVELIPIFQLLSSEYHRKVYSALLDNWLTIDELRKNFGDGFEETLRILKHAGMLEVRWRMPSDPAGKPEKEYHVSYTHISANFYVSLKEFNKILEIVFMPEDEMEEHLEKIRKEVELGRNSVGHIIKTLNYDPLFVRAIVKKSLKFNLKGQLIEFAKDEEI from the coding sequence ATGGTGAGAAGGGCGAAGCTTATCAACGACATAGTGGAACTGATACCAATATTCCAGCTACTGTCTTCAGAGTATCACAGGAAAGTATATTCTGCTTTGCTTGATAATTGGCTTACAATAGACGAACTCAGAAAAAACTTTGGAGATGGGTTTGAAGAAACTCTTCGAATTTTAAAGCATGCCGGGATGCTTGAAGTTAGATGGAGAATGCCCTCTGACCCGGCTGGAAAGCCAGAAAAAGAATATCATGTGAGCTATACTCACATATCTGCCAATTTTTACGTTTCATTAAAGGAATTCAATAAAATATTAGAAATTGTATTTATGCCTGAAGACGAGATGGAGGAGCATTTAGAGAAGATCAGAAAAGAGGTAGAATTGGGCAGAAATTCTGTCGGTCACATAATAAAAACTCTCAACTACGATCCTTTATTCGTCAGGGCAATCGTCAAAAAATCCCTCAAGTTCAATCTAAAAGGACAACTTATCGAATTTGCGAAAGATGAGGAGATATAG
- the cobA gene encoding uroporphyrinogen-III C-methyltransferase, translating into MVGKVYIVGAGPGDPELMTLKAYKLLKEADVILYDRLVGEEITKLIHTLGKTAIYVGKDGKGKERQIEINNLMKKFAEEGKKVLRLKGGDPTIFGRLWEEIDFLKANNIPFEIVPGVSSVNGVPACASIPLTHPDFGKAIVVIGGREVENYHDTLKNATLVVLMSGISASEISRNLIRIGFSEKTKVAVIQKGSLKDQKVSVSTLGQLSSEERSFESPALMVVGEVVRFVEKYNCPEI; encoded by the coding sequence GTGGTTGGGAAAGTTTACATAGTTGGAGCCGGCCCAGGTGATCCCGAGCTAATGACACTTAAAGCTTATAAGCTACTCAAGGAAGCTGATGTAATACTTTACGACAGACTGGTAGGGGAAGAGATCACAAAATTGATTCATACTCTTGGTAAAACCGCCATTTACGTTGGAAAAGATGGAAAAGGCAAAGAAAGGCAAATTGAGATCAATAATTTGATGAAAAAGTTTGCTGAAGAAGGAAAGAAGGTTTTAAGATTAAAAGGCGGAGATCCAACTATTTTCGGTAGATTATGGGAAGAAATTGATTTTCTAAAAGCAAATAATATCCCCTTCGAGATAGTCCCGGGTGTGAGTTCTGTGAATGGGGTTCCTGCATGTGCAAGTATCCCGCTAACTCATCCGGATTTCGGTAAAGCTATCGTGGTTATAGGCGGTAGGGAGGTGGAAAACTATCACGATACTCTGAAAAATGCAACATTAGTTGTTCTTATGAGCGGAATTTCTGCGTCCGAGATTTCACGAAATCTAATTAGAATAGGTTTTAGTGAAAAAACAAAGGTGGCAGTAATCCAAAAAGGCTCATTAAAGGATCAAAAGGTTTCAGTCAGCACTTTGGGTCAGCTATCATCTGAGGAAAGATCTTTCGAGAGTCCCGCTTTAATGGTAGTTGGGGAAGTTGTGCGTTTCGTGGAAAAGTATAATTGTCCCGAGATTTAA
- the amrS gene encoding AmmeMemoRadiSam system radical SAM enzyme produces MVIESYLYERSNEFVICKTCWHNCKLKDQQWGICKVRKNENGKLMVYNYGLASSIALDPIEKKPMHNYKPGSKVLSFGTVSCNFKCDHCQNFEISFADLTYPYLKELKPEDVLRLCQERGADGLAWTYNEPAIWHEFALDASRLAKDQGYFIVYVTNGYMTPEAIEQFKWLDAANVDVKAFTQRFYSKICKAKLENVLRTVEYMHKKGIFVEITYLVIPEENDSKDEIKEFAEWVVSVDKRIPVHFSRFHPDFKMMDKIATPITTLERAIKIAKDVGVEYVYIGNVWGHRFENTFCPNCGETLIERRGFYIGKINLEDTKCPTCGYKQNIVL; encoded by the coding sequence ATGGTGATCGAGTCATATCTTTATGAAAGGTCAAATGAATTTGTGATCTGTAAAACCTGCTGGCACAATTGTAAGCTTAAAGATCAGCAGTGGGGAATTTGTAAAGTTAGAAAGAATGAAAATGGGAAATTAATGGTCTACAACTATGGATTAGCATCTTCCATAGCGCTGGATCCGATAGAAAAAAAGCCCATGCACAATTATAAACCCGGTTCGAAGGTTTTGTCTTTTGGAACTGTGAGCTGTAATTTTAAATGTGATCATTGCCAAAACTTCGAAATATCGTTTGCAGATCTCACATACCCATATTTAAAAGAGCTCAAACCTGAAGACGTTTTGAGACTTTGTCAAGAAAGAGGGGCAGACGGATTAGCATGGACTTACAATGAGCCTGCTATCTGGCATGAATTTGCTCTTGATGCCTCAAGATTGGCTAAAGATCAGGGATATTTTATAGTCTACGTAACCAATGGATACATGACCCCCGAAGCAATAGAGCAATTTAAATGGCTGGATGCAGCCAATGTTGATGTTAAGGCATTTACTCAGCGTTTTTACAGTAAAATTTGCAAGGCAAAACTCGAAAATGTGCTAAGAACTGTGGAATACATGCACAAAAAGGGCATTTTTGTTGAGATTACCTATCTTGTTATCCCGGAAGAGAATGACAGCAAAGACGAGATAAAAGAATTTGCTGAATGGGTAGTTTCAGTGGACAAAAGGATTCCGGTTCATTTTTCGAGGTTTCATCCTGACTTCAAGATGATGGACAAAATTGCAACTCCAATCACAACCTTGGAGCGGGCAATCAAAATTGCAAAGGATGTAGGTGTTGAATACGTTTATATTGGCAACGTCTGGGGACACAGATTCGAGAATACTTTTTGCCCAAATTGTGGAGAGACTTTAATCGAAAGAAGGGGTTTCTATATTGGCAAGATAAATCTGGAAGATACAAAGTGTCCTACCTGTGGATATAAGCAGAACATTGTCTTGTGA